In one Excalfactoria chinensis isolate bCotChi1 chromosome 17, bCotChi1.hap2, whole genome shotgun sequence genomic region, the following are encoded:
- the C17H17orf58 gene encoding UPF0450 protein C17orf58 homolog isoform X1 yields MTAKALWLLCFVIRSSCSSAAGSLPRAEKASQSLSKYVYNSADAAPGQAKLPAWATAREDPSQRRLLSATNLQHPKPPEITSLSSDKKKRTKASTENSTGLRKHLLQYGGTLPLEPATEGPSPASFDLNEANRKQADRRLAEAANSVSAHFQHAASSYHKITSFLGAHPFLDSGTAGSADPAVLDHFNRPGKVNPYKSTELLKMISKPSWVTNRQPANLLYHFSVLKEGADMEKACLTECRKERDEVEAYCTSEFAVNGIVYNMEKLGSGIHLITLLVNTDGLYKMSRLYVTPDGFFFRVHILVVDSFNCSRPCPDFKLGSRYIVMGQIYHKRRQIPANLVQFLRGHLRPGDGLLASSSSYVKRFNRKRSRKVQGARSKCR; encoded by the exons GATCCTTGCCCCGTGCTGAGAAAGCCAGCCAGTCTCTCAGCAAATATGTGTATAACTCAGCAGATGCTGCACCTGGACAAGCCAAACTACCAGCCTGGGCCACCGCTAGAGAAGATCCCAGCCAACGCCGGCTGCTGTCTGCCACCAACCTGCAGCACCCAAAACCTCCTgaaatcacctccctctcttcagacaaaaagaaacGAACCAAGGCTTCTACAGAGAACAGCACGGGGCTGAGGAAACACCTCCTGCAGTACGGAGGGACCCTGCCTCTGGAACCGGCAACTGAGGGGCCTTCTCCCGCCTCCTTTGACTTGAATGAGgcaaacagaaagcaggcagACAGGCGGCTGGCTGAGGCTGCTAACAGCGTGTCGGCTCATTTCCAGCACGCAGCATCTTCCTATCATAAGATCACATCCTTCCTAGGGGCTCATCCTTTCCTAGACTCTGGAACAGCAGGGTCAGCTGACCCTGCTGTGCTGGATCATTTCAACCGACCAGGCAAGGTAAACCCCTACAAAAGCACTGAACTGCTGAAAATGATCAGCAAACCCTCCTGGGTCACCAACCGCCAGCCAGCCAACTTGCTGTACCACTTCAGTGTGCTGAAGGAAG GTGCCGATATGGAGAAGGCATGTCTGACCGAGTGCAGGAAAGAGAGAGACGAAGTGGAGGCCTACTGCACAAGTGAATTTG CAGTGAATGGAATTGTTTATAACATGGAAAAGCTGGGGAGCGGAATCCACCTGATTACACTTTTGGTCAACACTGATGGACTATACAAGATGAGTCGCCTGTATGTTACTCCTGATGGCTTCTTCTTCCGAGTTCACATTCTAGTTGTGGATTCTTTCAACTGCAGCAGACCATGTCCAGACTTCAAACTTG GCAGCAGATACATCGTGATGGGTCAGATCTACCACAAGAGAAGACAGATCCCTGCAAACCTAGTGCAGTTCCTGCGTGGGCATCTGAGGCCAGGGGATGGCTTgcttgcaagcagcagcagctacgTGAAGAGATTCAACAGGAAAAGGAGCCGCAAAGTGCAAGGGGCTCGCAGTAAATGTAGATAA
- the C17H17orf58 gene encoding UPF0450 protein C17orf58 homolog isoform X2, producing the protein MISKPSWVTNRQPANLLYHFSVLKEGADMEKACLTECRKERDEVEAYCTSEFAVNGIVYNMEKLGSGIHLITLLVNTDGLYKMSRLYVTPDGFFFRVHILVVDSFNCSRPCPDFKLGSRYIVMGQIYHKRRQIPANLVQFLRGHLRPGDGLLASSSSYVKRFNRKRSRKVQGARSKCR; encoded by the exons ATGATCAGCAAACCCTCCTGGGTCACCAACCGCCAGCCAGCCAACTTGCTGTACCACTTCAGTGTGCTGAAGGAAG GTGCCGATATGGAGAAGGCATGTCTGACCGAGTGCAGGAAAGAGAGAGACGAAGTGGAGGCCTACTGCACAAGTGAATTTG CAGTGAATGGAATTGTTTATAACATGGAAAAGCTGGGGAGCGGAATCCACCTGATTACACTTTTGGTCAACACTGATGGACTATACAAGATGAGTCGCCTGTATGTTACTCCTGATGGCTTCTTCTTCCGAGTTCACATTCTAGTTGTGGATTCTTTCAACTGCAGCAGACCATGTCCAGACTTCAAACTTG GCAGCAGATACATCGTGATGGGTCAGATCTACCACAAGAGAAGACAGATCCCTGCAAACCTAGTGCAGTTCCTGCGTGGGCATCTGAGGCCAGGGGATGGCTTgcttgcaagcagcagcagctacgTGAAGAGATTCAACAGGAAAAGGAGCCGCAAAGTGCAAGGGGCTCGCAGTAAATGTAGATAA
- the BPTF gene encoding LOW QUALITY PROTEIN: nucleosome-remodeling factor subunit BPTF (The sequence of the model RefSeq protein was modified relative to this genomic sequence to represent the inferred CDS: inserted 2 bases in 1 codon), whose amino-acid sequence MRGRRGRPPKQQQPAAGTAQASSPAPPSAAGPIGGLRSRQRGSSRGRWASSAQAETAXRGPSRRGPGLPRPLPPPPSPPGGAARGREGRGRAGAGGAGGGGGGGSCNSQGRAASSRRSISKVVYDDHESEEEEESMVSDEEEEADPEDNQDSEEEEEEEIMEEEDDDDSDYPEEMEDEDDASYCTESSFRSHSTYSSTPGRRRQRVHRPRSPILEEKDIPPLEFPKSSEDLMVPSEHIMNVIAIYEVLRNFGTVLRLSPFRFEDFCAALVSQEQCTLMAEMHIVLLKAVLREEDTSNTTFGPADLKDSVNSTLYFIDGMTWPEVLRVYCESDREYHHVLPYQETEDYPYGPVENKIKVLQFLVDQFLTTNIAREELMSEGVIQYDDHCRVCHKLGDLLCCETCSAVYHLECVKPPLEEVPEDEWQCEVCVAHKVPGVTDCVAEIQKNKPYIRHEPIGYDRHRRKYWFLNRRIIIEEDSESEKDKKVWYYSTKIQLAELIECLDKDYWEADLCKTLEEMREEVHRHMDVTEDLTNKARGTNKSFLSAANDEILDVIRARRGEVGEDRNTPAEEAEKAKNDAENDQTDGEKGKEESGDQDKAEDAPTEQAVEKVKNEEATVIGDKSNSLTSSTDGNNTNPSAGETSCSEGKNTVGCQSETPDSNNVAEKKVASELHQELSEETGQMIPSNSSASAAAPQADVENSNSSELSSGQNDSIKIPDDAENAEGGSQTTEDIGEKTNGERSDSPGAGKGTPGSTRMLTRLRNPDSKLCQMKSQQVAAAAHEANKLHKENREVLVVNSQGEVSRMNTKREIVMKGNINNYFKLGQEGKYRVYHNQYATNSFALNKHQHREDHDKRRHLSHKFCLTTAGEFKWNGSVHGSKVLTISTLRLTIIQLENNIPASFLHPNWASHRSNWIKAVQMCSKPREFALALAILECAIKPVVMLPIWRESLGHTRLRRMTAIEREEKEKVKKKERKQEEEETMQQATWVKYTFPVKHQVWKQKGEEYRVTGYGGWSWISKTHVHRFMPKLPGNTNANYRKLLPTKNEDEKCNLDKRKGSIKVKIEKDRMKDSHDLQAKDKGDTSEAAEKVQVKEEKSHEEKVDTNSENLSHAKDKVEKEVDGENYKVIKEEPMDVDMKTESSIKDEDSRCKFDIINVSEGFHLRTYYKRKVKSSKLDGLLERRIKQFTLEEKQRLERMKLEASAKNGGIQPLSSQKNLDELQMKKVKEGSQSDTSSQNQTYISDKIQSDNTGQDCLPVSSISCMKTGELDELSLPSTNRLSKREGQIPDEDSPQSSEGEKTIQNDSKENSSEPMAADKSQVQEDVRKCESSFADDLKQTNTDGKVKWDVSETNEKPLKQKLPITRVSQRECENSEPVISKSSCRKGALAVSEKTNTEGNSEQQSRDPEKNCMIKSHSEPLSVQESELGKDITPRKTESKSENKIVCHQKLVSKEIEPLKTELISERNLGSQTLEREDGVKVDEELLSSQLTEANGQKKGQELKVETNTINKHLDQASLNSVTDKKNNKDEETEMDLEKDKSTFQMNGKDNDISVLSNNESLVKVTYEATAGDDTEPRVNNINKSFPEHEMKPLTSKESSLKPFMNGDITTEDSVDKSAVGLKSSLQTSPEFEAEKTIQPSEEVPKYVQKTEEKHLSPQRSSFLDTSSTPPRDFSKENNLSSETESMETEHAEDKKVASSPVMSCEESSLSSDFADQNGLQAYKAEDVNGESRIKTVITEVTTTTSTVSTESKTVFKVAETLASNDEKTAVVSSTENCAISTVTTTTTVTKLTTPATDSNVDVISVQEHRKTVVTTTVTDSLSTPEGTLVTSMTVSKEYSTKDKVKLMKFTKPKKTRSGTALPSYRKFVTKSSKKSIFVLPNDDLKKLARRGGIREVPYFNYNAKPALDIWPYPSPRPTFGITWRYRLQTVKSLAGVSLMLRLLWACLKWDDMAAKAPPGGGTTRTETTETEITTTEIIKRRDVGPYGIRSEYCIRKIICPIGVPEAPKETPTPQRKGLRSSALRPKRPETPKQTGPVIIESWVAEEELELWEIRAFAERVEKEKAQAVEQQAKKRLEQQKQIPVAGVAATVTTASSTTSTVSTPQKVVVGPLAGPVPTGTKVVLTTKVGSPATVTFQQNKNFHQTFATWVKQGQSSTGVVQVQQKVLGIIPSTTGASQTFTSFQPRTATVTIRPNTTGTLGTTSTSQVMQGTPLRPGMTVIRTPLQQSTLGKTIIRTPLVVQQGQSQQVVTQIIRGQPVSTAVSSTSTASTSSGQKTVTSPGTPPQQIQPQTASQPPRPQQGQVKLTMAQLTQLTQGQGGSQGLTVVIQGQGQTTGQLQLIPQGVTVIPGPGQQLMQAAMPNGTIQRFLFTPLPAAATTASTTTTTASTSTSATEQKQALQAPPTSALPPVQPQPQCQQQAQPQAQNQSAQPVSPTQPQAPQPPLQPETQTQLESQTPTSLDSPVTPEAQSSKSPVQSPVQTQAQGQSPTQVQSQPQSAVIPQGQSQVQPQQPAQVQTTTQQQIQMQPHAPIQIQPQLQQLQPQVQTSVSTLPTTQSLNQVPVQSPTRPQLQLQQPPTKVITVPQLQQQVQVLSQLQSHVVAQIQAQQGSVPQQIKLQLPIQIQQSSPVQAHQIQNVVTVQAASVQEQLQRVQQLREQQQKKKQQQIEIKREHTLQASNQSDIIQKQVVMKQNAVIEHLKQKKTLTPTEREENQRMIVCNQVMKYILDKIDKEEKQAAKKRKREESVEQKRSKQNATKLSALLFKHKEQLKAEILKKRALLDKELQIEVQEELKRDLTKIKKEKEKAQAAAAAAAAAAAAAAAAATATPPPPPPPLPSPPQHHTASVTSSSSTTVPMPISSQKRKRDEERDLSASKSKKKKMISTTSKETKKDTKLYCICKTPYDESKFYIGCDRCQNWYHGRCVGILQSEADLIDEYVCPQCQSTEDAMTVLSPLTDKDYEGLRRVLRSLQAHKMAWPFLEPVDPNDAPDYYGVIKEPMDLATMEERILKRYYKKVTEFVADMTKIFDNCRYYNPSDSPFYQCAEVLESFFVQKLKGFKASRSHNNKLQSTAS is encoded by the exons gtAGGAGACGACAAAGAGTGCATCGTCCTCGCTCTCCAATATTGGAAGAAAAGGATATCCCACCTTTGGAGTTTCCTAAATCCTCAGAGGACTTAATGGTGCCTAGTGAGCACATCATGAATGTGATTGCTATCTATGAGGTACTAAGGAACTTTGGCACTGTTTTACGCCTTTCTCCTTTTCGTTTTGAGgacttctgtgctgctctggtaAGTCAAGAGCAGTGCACACTTATGGCAGAGATGCATATAgtgcttttaaaagcagttttacgTGAAGAAGACACTTCAAATACTACCTTTGGACCTGCTGACCTCAAAGATAGCGTTAATTCCACTTTGTATTTCATAGATGGAATGACGTGGCCTGAGGTTCTGCGAGTATATTGTGAGAGTGACAGGGAATACCATCATGTTCTTCCTTATCAAGAGACAGAGGACTATCCTTATGGACCAGTAGAGAATAAAATCAAGGTTCTGCAGTTCTTAGTGGATCAGTTTCTTACAACAAACATTGCACGTGAAGAGTTAATGTCAGAAGGTGTTATTCAATATGACGATCATTGTAGGGTTTGTCACAAACTTGGGGatttgctttgctgtgaaaCTTGTTCGGCTGTGTACCATTTAGAGTGTGTGAAACCACCTCTTGAAGAGGTACCAGAAGATGAGTGGCAGTGTGAAGTCTGCGTGGCACATAAGGTGCCTGGAGTGACTGACTGCGTCGCTGAAAtccaaaaaaataaaccataCATCCGACATGAACCTATTGGATATGACAGGCACAGGAGAAAATACTGGTTCCTGAACAGAAGAATCATTAT AGAGGAAGATTCAGAAAGTGAGAAAGATAAGAAAGTCTGGTACTATAGCACAAAGATTCAGCTGGCAGAGTTAATTGAATGCCTAGACAAAGATTACTGGGAAGCTGACCTATGCAAAACTCTGGAAGAAATGCGTGAAGAAGTTCATCGGCACATGGATGTAACAGAAGACCTTACTAACAAAGCCAGGGGCACCAACaagtctttcctttctgcagcaaaTG ATGAAATTTTGGATGTTATCAGAGCAAGAAGAGGAGAGGTAGGGGAGGACAGAAACACAccagcagaggaggcagaaaaagccaaaaatgATGCTGAGAATGACCAGACAGATGgtgagaaagggaaggaagaatcTGGAGATCAAGATAAAGCTGAGGACGCACCTACTGAGCAAGCtgtggaaaaagtaaaaaatgaag AGGCAACAGTCATTGGGGATAAAAGTAACTCTCTGACATCGAGCACTGACGGCAACAACACAAATCCTTCTGCAGGAGAGACTAGTTGCTCTGAAGGGAAGAACACAGTGGGGTGTCAGTCAGAAACCCCTGATAGCAACAACGTGGCAGAGAAGAAGGTGGCATCAGAGCTCCATCAGGAACTCTCAG AAGAAACTGGTCAGATGATCCCAAGCAACAGCAGTgcatctgctgcagctccacaggCAGATGTTGAAAACAGCAACAGTAGTGAGCTCAGCTCTGGGCAGAATGACTCCATTAAGATTCCTGATGATGCTGAAAATGCAGAGGGGGGATCGCAGACTACAGAGGACAtag GAGAGAAAACTAATGGTGAAAGAAGTGATTCTCCAGGCGCTGGAAAAGGGACGCCAGGTTCAACACGAATGCTCACAAGATTACGAAATCCAGATAGCAAGTTGTGCCAGATGAAAAGCCAGCAggttgctgctgcagcacatgaAGCAAATAAGttacataaagaaaacagagag GTTCTGGTAGTCAACTCTCAAGGTGAAGTCTCCCGAATGAACACAAAGAGGGAAATTGTGATGAAAGGAAATATCaacaattatttcaaattaGGTCAAGAGGGGAAATACCGTGTTTATCATAATCAGTATGCCACTAATTCCTTTGCACTGAACAAGCACCAGCACAGGGAAGACCATGACAAGAGACGGCACCTCTCACATAAATTCTGTCTGACTACTGCTGGAGAGTTCAAATGGAATGGGTCTGTACATGGGTCCAAGGTTCTTACCATATCCACTTTAAGGCTAACTATTATTCAGCTAGAAAACAATATCCCAGCGTCGTTCCTTCACCCTAACTGGGCTTCCCACAG GTCTAACTGGATTAAGGCTGTTCAGATGTGCAGCAAACCTAGAGAATTTGCACTAGCTCTGGCTATATTGGAATGCGCAATTAAACCGGTTGTCATGTTGCCAATCTGGCGGGAATCCTTGGGACATACTag ATTACGCAGAATGACGGCaatagaaagagaagaaaaggagaaagtgaaaaaaaaagaaagaaaacaagaagaagaagaaacaatgcAGCAAGCTACATGGGTGAAATATACATTCCCTGTTAAACATCAG gtttggaaacaaaaaggagaggaaTATAGAGTGACAGGATATGGTGGTTGGAGCTGGATCAGTAAAACACACGTCCACAGGTTTATGCCCAAATTACCTGGAAATACCAATGCAAATTACAGAAAGTTGTTGCCAA CAaagaatgaagatgaaaaatgcaatttGGATAAAAGAAAAGGTTCGATAAAGgtaaaaatagagaaagataGAATGAAAGATTCTCATGATCTTCAAGCAAAGGACAAAGGCGATacatcagaagcagcagagaaagtacaagtgaaggaagaaaagtcacATGAAGAAAAAGTTGATACAAATTCTGAAAACTTAAGTCATGCAAAAGACAAAG tggAGAAAGAAGTCGATGGTGAAAATTATAAAGTCATCAAGGAGGAACCTATGGATGTAGATATGAAAACTGAATCCTCAATAAAAGATGAGGATAGTCGTTGTAAGTTTGATATAATCAACGTCAGTGAGGGATTTCATTTAAGGACTTACTACAAGAGGAAAGTAAAATCATCAAAATTAGATGGACTACTTGAGAGGCGAATAAAGCAATttacactggaagaaaaacaacgtCTAGAAAGGATGAAATTGGAGGCTAGTGCTAAAAATGGAGGCATTCAACCATTAAGCTCCCAGAAAAATTTAGATGAACTCCAAATGAAAAAAGTAAAGGAAGGAAGTCAATCAGACACGTCTTCCCAAAATCAAACCTATATTTCAGATAAAATCCAAAGTGACAATACAGGACAGGATTGCTTGCCAGTCAGCAGCATCTCTTGTATGAAAACTGGTGAGCTAGATGAACTCTCTTTACCTTCTACAAATAGGCTGTCAAAAAGAGAAGGCCAGATTCCAGATGAAGACTCACCTCAGTCCTCTGAAGGTGAAAAGACTATTCAGAATGATAGCAAAGAGAACAGCTCTGAACCTATGGCAGCTGATAAGAGTCAAGTACAAGAAGACGTTAGAAAGTGTGAGAGTTCCTTTGCTGATgacttgaaacaaacaaatacagatGGTAAAGTCAAATGGgatgtttcagaaacaaacGAAAAGCCTTTGAAACAAAAACTACCTATTACCAGGGTATCTCAGAGAGAATGTGAAAACTCAGAGCCAGTGATATCTAAAAGCAGCTGTAGAAAAGGCGCTCTGGCTGtttctgaaaaaacaaatacagaagggAATTCTGAACAACAGAGCAGAGATCCGGAAAAGAACTGTATGATAAAAAGCCATTCTGAACCACTGTCTGTTCAAGAAAGTGAACTGGGAAAAGACATTACTCCAAGAAAAACTGAGAGtaaatctgaaaacaagatTGTGTGTCACCAGAAATTAGTTAGTAAAGAAATAGAACCACTTAAAACGGAgcttatttctgaaagaaaccTTGGAAGTCAAACTTTGGAACGTGAGGATGGGGTGAAAGTTGATGAGGAACTACTGAGCTCTCAACTGACTGAAGCTAATGGTCAAAAGAAAGGTCAGGAACTGAAGGTAGAGACAAATACCATAAACAAACACCTTGATCAAGCAAGTCTAAATAGTGTTACTgacaaaaagaataataaagatgaagaaactgaaatggacttagaaaaagacaaatcaaCATTTCAAATGAATGGCAAAGACAACGACATTAGCGTACTGTCAAATAATGAAAGTTTAGTTAAAGTCACCTATGAAGCAACAGCAGGAGATGATACTGAACCAAGagttaataatattaataaatcCTTTCCAGAGCATGAAATGAAACCATTGACTTCTAAGGAATCATCACTAAAGCCATTCATGAATGGTGACATCACAACTGAGGACAGTGTTGACAAAAGTGCTGTGGGCCTTAAGTCATCTCTGCAGACTTCACCTGAATTTGAAGCTGAAAAGACTATTCAGCCATCAGAGGAAGTCCCAAAATATGtgcagaaaactgaagaaaagcatctttCTCCTCAGAGGTCTTCCTTTCTTGATACTTCTTCAACACCACCGCGTGAtttctctaaagaaaataaCCTTAGCAGTGAAACAGAATCTATGGAAACTGAACATGCTGAGGATAAGAAAGTCGCTTCATCTCCTGTAATGTCATGTGAGGAATCTAGCTTGAGTAGTGACTTTGCTGATCAGAATGGTCTACAGGCATACAAAGCAGAAGACGTTAATGGAGAAAGTAGAATAAAAACTGTTATTACTGAAGTGACCACCACAACATCAACTGTTTCTACAGAATCCAAAACTGTGTTTAAAGTTGCGGAGACTCTAGCTTCTAATGatgagaaaacagcagtggTGTCATCTACAGAAAACTGTGCTATATCCACTGTAACTACCACCACCACTGTGACTAAGCTTACTACTCCAGCTACAGACAGTAATGTTGATGTCATTTCTGTACAAGAACATCGTAAAACAGTGGTTACAACAACAGTGACTGATTCACTGTCCACCCCAGAAGGCACACTGGTTACTTCCATGACTGTCAGCAAAGAGTACTCTACGAAAGACAAAGTAAAGTTGATGAAATttacaaaacccaaaaaaacacGTTCTGGAACTGCCTTGCCATCATATAGAAAATTTGTAACCAAAAGTAGTAAAAAAAGTATATTTGTTTTACCCAATGATGACTTAAAAAAGCTAGCCAGAAGAGGAGGTATTAGAGAAGTTCCCTATTTCAATTATAATGCAAAGCCTGCATTGGATATCTGGCCATATCCATCCCCAAGACCAACTTTTGGGATCACTTGGAG GTACCGACTTCAAACAGTAAAATCGTTGGCTGGAGTGAGCCTTATGTTGCGATTACTGTGGGCATGTCTCAAATGGGATGACATGGCTGCAAAAGCTCCACCTGGGGGAGGAACTACACGTACag AAACTACTGAAACTGAAATTACAACGACAGAAATAATTAAGCGAAGAGATGTTGGTCCGTATGGCATCCGGTCAGAATACTGTATAAGAAAAATTATTTGTCCCATTGGTGTACCAGAGGCTCCAAAAG AAACTCCAACACCCCAGAGGAAGGGACTTCGATCAAGTGCACTAAGGCCAAAGAGGCCGGAAACACCCAAGCAAACAGGCCCTGTTATAATTGAAAGTTGGGTAGCAGAGGAGGAATTGGAATTATGGGAGATCAGGGCATTTGCTGAAAG ggtggagaaggaaaaggcGCAGGCAGTTGAACAACAGGCTAAG AAACGGCTGGAACAGCAGAAGCAGATACCTGTAGCAGGTGTGGCTGCCACTGTCACTACAGCCAGCAGCACTACAAGTACGGTCTCAACTCCACAGAAAGTTGTGGTAGGCCCTTTAGCGGGCCCAGTTCCCACTGGAACCAAAGTAGTACTCACTACAAAAGTGGGTTCTCCAGCTACAGTAACATTCCAACAGAACAAGAATTTCCATCAGACTTTTGCTACTTGGGTTAAACAAGGCCAGTCTTCAACAG gTGTTGTTCAAGTTCAGCAAAAGGTATTGGGCATCATTCCATCAACAACAGGTGCAAGTCAAACATTTACTTCATTCCAGCCAAGGACAGCCACTGTAACAATTAGGCCAAATACCACGGGGACTTTAGGAACTACAAGTACTTCACAA GTGATGCAAGGGACACCACTCCGTCCTGGTATGACAGTAATACGAACACCACTACAGCAGTCAACACTTGGAAAGACAATCATTCGAACACCTCTAGTGGTGCAGCAAG GTCAGTCACAGCAGGTAGTGACTCAGATAATCAGAGGTCAGCCTGTCTCAACAGCAGTTTCTAGTACCAGCACAGCTTCTACTAGTTCTGGGCAGAAGACTGTAACAAGTCCTGGAACACCACCTCAGCAAATACAACCACAAACCGCATCACAGCCCCCTCGTCCTCAGCAGGGGCAGGTGAAACTTACCATGGCCCAACTTACACAGCTAACACAAGGACAG gGTGGCAGTCAAGGATTAACAGTGGTAATTCAGGGACAAGGTCAAACTACCGGTCAACTACAATTAATCCCTCAGGGAGTGACTGTAATACCTGGTCCAGGACAACAACTTATGCAAGCAGCTATGCCAAATGGTACAATTCAGAGATTCCTTTTCAccccactgccagcagctgctacTACAGCTAGCACAACTACAACAACAGCTTCCACTTCAACCTCAG CTACAGAGCAGAAGCAAGCTCTACAGGCACCACCGACATCAGCGCTGCCACCAGTTCAGCCACAGCCTCAGTGTCAGCAGCAAGCCCAGCCTCAAGCACAGAATCAGAGTGCTCAACCTGTGTCTCCCACCCAGCCACAGGCACCACAGCCACCACTTCAGCCTGAAACTCAGACCCAGCTTGAATCTCAAACTCCAACATCTCTTGACTCTCCAGTCACACCTGAAGCACAGTCATCTAAATCTCCAGTGCAGTCTCCAGTGCAGACCCAGGCTCAAGGACAATCTCCAACGCAAGTCCAGAGTCAGCCACAGAGTGCAGTCATTCCACAAGGCCAGTCCCAAGTCCAGCCTCAGCAACCAGCTCAGGTGCAGACTACAACCCAACAACAGATTCAGATGCAGCCCCATGCTCCCATACAAATTCAACCTCAGCTGCAGCAATTACAACCTCAGGTTCAGACTTCGGTCTCAACCCTTCCAACTACTCAAAGTTTAAATCAGGTTCCTGTGCAATCCCCAACTCGTCCTCAGCTGCAACTTCAGCAGCCTCCAACTAAAGTTATTACAGTGCCTCAGCTTCAGCAACAAGTCCAAGTGCTCTCTCAGCTTCAGTCACATGTTGTGGCTCAGATACAAGCCCAACAAGGCAGTGTGCCCCAGCAGATCAAGCTTCAGTTACCTATTCAGATTCAACAAAGTAGCCCAGTACAGGCTCACCAGATTCAGAATGTGGTAACAGTTCAAGCAGCTAGTGttcaggagcagctgcagagagttcagcagctcagagagcagcaacagaagaaaaagcagcaacagataGAAATTAAACGTGAGCACACCCTTCAGGCTTCTAATCAGAGTGACATTATCCAGAAACAG GTGGTTATGAAACAGAACGCTGTCATAGAACacttgaaacaaaagaagacaCTGACTCCAACtgagagggaagaaaatcagaG AATGATTGTATGCAACCAAGTGATGAAATATATTCTGGATAAGAtagataaagaagaaaagcaggcagcTAAGAAACGAAAGCGAGAAGAGAGTGTGGAGCAGAAGCGTAGTAAACAGAATGCTACCAAGCTGTCAGCTCTACTTTTCAAGCACAAAGAGCAGCTCAAAGCTGAAATCTTGAAAAAAAGAGCTCTTCTGGACAAAGAACTACAAATTGAAGTGCAG GAGGAGCTAAAGAGAGACTTGActaaaattaagaaagaaaaagaaaaagcccaggcagcagctgcagcagcagctgcagctgctgccgcagcagcagctgctgccactgccaccCCACCACCGCCGCCGCCACCGCTGCCATCACCaccacagcaccacacagccagcgtcacctcctcctcctccaccacaGTCCCAATGCCAATATCCTCCCAGAAGAGGAAGCGAGATGAGGAGAGAGACTTGTCAGCTTCCAAgtccaagaaaaagaaaatgatttctactacctcaaaggaaacaaagaaggaCACAAAGCTTTACTGCATCTGTAAAACGCCTTATGATGAGTCTAA ATTTTACATTGGCTGCGACCGGTGTCAGAACTGGTATCATGGTCGGTGTGTTGGCATTTTGCAAAGTGAGGCTGATCTCATTGATGAATATGTGTGTCCGCAATGTCAGTCCACAGAAGATGCCATGACTGTACTCAGTCCGCTAACTGATAAAGATTACGAAGGGTTAAGGAGAGTACTGCGCTCTTTACAG GCTCACAAGATGGCCTGGCCATTCTTAGAACCAGTAGATCCCAATGATGCACCAGATTATTATGGTGTTATTAAAGAACCAATGG acCTTGCCACCATGGAGGAAAGGATACTGAAACGTTACTACAAAAAGGTCACAGAGTTTGTGGCAGATATGACCAAAATTTTTGATAACTGTCGTTACTACAATCCAAGTGACTCTCCTTTTTACCAATGTGCAGAAGTTCTTGAATCATTCTTTGTACAGAAACTCAAAGGATTTAAGGCAAGCAG GTCCCATAACAACAAACTGCAGTCTACAGCTTCTTAG